The following coding sequences lie in one Micromonospora sp. R77 genomic window:
- a CDS encoding ABC transporter ATP-binding protein has protein sequence MNVDPDLVVSLDGVGVRRSGTALLHDVDWRVELDERWVVLGPNGAGKTTLLNLAAGRLHPTVGAAHVLGERIGRTDVNELRTRIGLSTAALAERVPAEERVTDVVVTAAWSVVGRWRESYDRSDTNRARALLGQLGIGHLAERAYGTLSEGERKRVQIARALMTDPELLLLDEPAAGLDLGGREDLVARLAELAYDPDAPALVLVTHHVEEIPPGFTHALLLREGGVVAQGLLAETLTGDNLSKTFGLPLVVERHGERYTARAA, from the coding sequence GTGAACGTGGACCCGGATCTGGTGGTCAGCCTCGACGGTGTCGGCGTACGCCGCTCCGGCACCGCGCTGCTGCACGACGTGGACTGGCGGGTGGAGCTGGACGAGCGCTGGGTGGTGCTCGGGCCCAACGGCGCCGGCAAGACGACCCTGCTCAACCTGGCGGCCGGCCGGCTGCACCCGACGGTCGGCGCCGCGCACGTGCTCGGCGAGCGGATCGGTCGGACCGACGTCAACGAGCTGCGGACCCGCATCGGTCTCTCCACCGCCGCGCTGGCCGAGCGGGTGCCCGCCGAGGAGCGGGTCACCGACGTGGTGGTCACCGCCGCCTGGTCGGTGGTCGGCCGCTGGCGGGAGAGCTACGACCGCAGCGACACCAACCGGGCCCGGGCGCTGCTCGGCCAGCTCGGCATCGGGCACCTCGCCGAGCGGGCGTACGGGACGCTGTCGGAGGGGGAGCGCAAGCGGGTGCAGATCGCCCGTGCGCTGATGACCGACCCCGAGCTGCTGCTGCTCGACGAGCCGGCCGCCGGGCTCGACCTGGGCGGTCGCGAGGACCTGGTGGCCCGGCTGGCCGAGCTGGCGTACGACCCGGACGCGCCGGCGCTGGTGCTGGTGACCCACCACGTCGAGGAGATCCCGCCCGGCTTCACCCACGCGCTGCTGCTGCGCGAGGGGGGCGTGGTGGCGCAGGGCCTGCTCGCCGAGACGCTCACCGGTGACAACCTGTCGAAGACCTTCGGCCTGCCGCTGGTGGTCGAGCGGCACGGCGAGCGGTACACCGCGCGCGCCGCCTGA
- a CDS encoding ribokinase — protein sequence MRQTRVAVVGSANMDLVGTAPALPRPGETVLGSDFVMLPGGKGANQAIAAVRAGASCVFLGAIGSDAFGVTLKARITAAGVDTGQLRVVYGASGVALVMVGAEGENAILVTPGANSAFTGLTEGELHAVREADVLVAQVEVPLETVTEAAVAAHAAGTRVVLNAAPARTLPAELLAAVDLLVVNETEAVTLTGQGRDDPRALLALVPRAVLTLGGHGAWYVDRDGATVHVPPVKVDVVDSTAAGDAFTAALAVAWGEGRELLDAVHWAAAAGAACVRRLGASVALPRRVEIDELYAPPA from the coding sequence ATGCGCCAGACCCGGGTGGCCGTGGTGGGCAGCGCCAACATGGACCTGGTGGGGACGGCACCGGCCCTGCCCCGGCCGGGCGAGACGGTGCTCGGCAGCGACTTCGTCATGCTGCCCGGCGGCAAGGGCGCCAACCAGGCCATCGCGGCGGTCCGCGCGGGCGCGTCCTGCGTCTTCCTCGGCGCGATCGGCTCCGACGCCTTCGGGGTCACCCTGAAGGCCCGGATCACCGCCGCCGGGGTGGACACCGGCCAGCTCCGGGTGGTCTACGGCGCGTCCGGGGTGGCCCTGGTCATGGTCGGGGCCGAGGGGGAGAACGCGATCCTGGTGACCCCGGGCGCGAACAGCGCGTTCACCGGGCTCACCGAGGGCGAGCTGCACGCCGTACGCGAGGCGGACGTGCTGGTCGCGCAGGTGGAGGTGCCGCTCGAGACGGTGACCGAGGCGGCCGTCGCCGCCCACGCCGCGGGCACCCGGGTGGTGCTCAACGCCGCCCCCGCCCGCACTTTGCCGGCGGAGCTGCTCGCCGCGGTGGACCTGCTGGTGGTCAACGAGACCGAGGCCGTGACGCTCACCGGCCAGGGGCGGGACGACCCGCGCGCGCTGCTCGCCCTGGTGCCCCGGGCGGTGCTCACCCTCGGTGGGCACGGCGCCTGGTACGTCGACCGGGACGGTGCGACGGTGCACGTGCCGCCGGTCAAGGTGGACGTGGTCGACTCCACCGCCGCCGGGGACGCCTTCACCGCCGCCCTCGCCGTGGCCTGGGGCGAGGGGCGGGAACTGCTCGACGCGGTGCACTGGGCGGCGGCGGCCGGCGCGGCCTGCGTACGCCGGCTCGGTGCCTCGGTGGCGCTGCCCCGCCGCGTCGAGATCGACGAGCTGTACGCCCCGCCGGCCTGA